A window from Candidatus Nealsonbacteria bacterium encodes these proteins:
- the cyaB gene encoding class IV adenylate cyclase: MHKEVELQVTIKNSISVEKKLRKVGKFIKTRRQVDKYFVPPQRDFFEREPYIEYLRIRFEKEKNHLNYSFLHFGKDGWLRVTDEYETFIDKPKIVEEIFKKIGLIPKVTVIKTRKYFDCNNFEVILDQVKGLGNFMEIEAKKNFGGIQKTRKACLDFLKKLNIKYEMQAQMGYPRMLYQKLKKKNNAKN, from the coding sequence ATGCATAAAGAGGTTGAACTTCAAGTTACAATAAAAAATTCAATTAGTGTTGAAAAGAAACTCAGGAAAGTTGGGAAATTTATTAAAACTAGAAGGCAAGTTGATAAGTATTTTGTGCCGCCACAGAGAGATTTTTTCGAAAGAGAACCATATATTGAATATTTACGAATCAGATTTGAAAAAGAAAAAAATCATTTGAATTACTCTTTTTTGCACTTTGGAAAAGATGGCTGGTTAAGAGTAACAGATGAGTATGAAACTTTCATTGATAAACCTAAAATTGTTGAAGAAATTTTCAAAAAGATTGGACTAATTCCCAAAGTGACGGTAATTAAAACTCGAAAATATTTTGATTGTAACAATTTTGAGGTAATCTTAGATCAAGTTAAAGGTTTAGGAAATTTTATGGAAATTGAAGCAAAAAAGAATTTTGGCGGTATACAAAAAACCAGAAAAGCCTGCTTAGATTTTTTAAAGAAACTAAATATCAAATATGAAATGCAAGCCCAAATGGGCTATCCCCGAATGCTATATCAAAAATTAAAAAAGAAAAATAATGCTAAAAATTAA
- a CDS encoding sugar phosphate isomerase/epimerase, whose protein sequence is MLKIKEVKPKIGFIGSDRQSILKDLNFAIKNGFDCYEIQAVKEPKGEVDFNLKPVIINQVKKISKENNIFLSLHISHFVSLCSANHEISKEALEFAKKEVILAKEVGAKQITIHGGTKDTQNNENTVAKNFEILIKNLKEIIKLSKEFRIKIGLENAFDPSRLCRKPEDLLKVVNSVNPVRKGKGSGLYTTSRPSQGAGLSNGVKGLGITFDIGHANVINFDPIEYFRKVKKFVINMHLHDNDSITDQHVLFGEGNIDFKTLLRECKNSNYYGPFIFEVFPHENVLKAKEIFLNLWNQI, encoded by the coding sequence ATGCTAAAAATTAAGGAAGTAAAACCAAAAATAGGATTTATAGGGTCAGATAGGCAGAGTATTTTAAAAGATTTGAATTTTGCAATTAAAAATGGATTTGATTGTTATGAAATTCAGGCCGTTAAAGAACCAAAAGGCGAAGTAGATTTTAATTTAAAACCAGTAATAATTAACCAAGTAAAAAAGATTTCAAAAGAAAATAATATTTTCTTAAGTCTGCATATCTCTCATTTCGTTTCCCTTTGTAGTGCGAATCATGAAATTTCAAAAGAGGCCCTTGAATTTGCCAAAAAGGAAGTGATTTTGGCGAAAGAAGTCGGAGCTAAACAAATCACAATTCATGGCGGCACTAAAGATACCCAAAACAACGAAAATACGGTTGCTAAAAATTTCGAAATTTTAATAAAAAATTTAAAAGAAATAATTAAATTAAGCAAAGAGTTCAGAATAAAAATCGGTTTAGAAAATGCATTTGACCCTTCACGATTATGCAGAAAACCAGAGGATTTATTAAAAGTAGTGAATTCAGTAAACCCCGTTAGAAAGGGCAAGGGCAGCGGATTATATACAACATCCCGACCGTCCCAAGGGGCGGGGCTTTCTAACGGGGTAAAAGGATTGGGAATAACTTTTGATATCGGCCATGCAAATGTCATAAATTTTGATCCAATCGAATATTTCAGAAAAGTCAAAAAATTTGTCATTAACATGCATCTACATGATAATGATAGTATAACTGACCAACATGTTTTATTTGGAGAAGGAAATATAGATTTTAAGACGTTATTAAGAGAATGTAAAAATTCAAATTATTATGGGCCATTTATATTTGAAGTATTTCCTCATGAGAATGTTTTGAAAGCAAAAGAAATTTTTCTTAATCTCTGGAATCAAATTTAA
- a CDS encoding radical SAM protein produces MLKIREILCKSAIGKCGFPSGGFCINPYVGCSHRCVYCYSRFMRRFTGHQDEKWGTFVDVKMNAAEVLKKQLKSPKFKNQPIYMGTVTDPYQPLEKKYKITREVLKILLNYPARVSILTKSNLVLRDLDLLKKFRELDVNMTITSLDEKWTRLTEPFSASIKERLECLKTLHKEGITTLVLMGPYWPIFTKPEELFKEFKRVGVKYLFTESFNAIGGNWTGVEEILKKHYSQLLLKIKYTILDKDAFNNFYTEAEDKAKRLSKQYNIPCTIYFARGHAAKSTT; encoded by the coding sequence ATGCTAAAAATTAGGGAAATTTTATGTAAATCGGCGATAGGAAAATGCGGATTTCCAAGCGGCGGATTTTGTATTAATCCTTATGTTGGATGCAGTCACCGATGCGTCTATTGTTATAGTAGATTTATGAGAAGATTTACCGGTCATCAAGACGAAAAATGGGGCACCTTTGTTGATGTTAAAATGAATGCTGCTGAAGTTTTGAAGAAGCAATTGAAATCTCCCAAATTCAAAAATCAACCAATATACATGGGCACAGTCACCGACCCTTATCAGCCATTAGAAAAAAAATATAAAATTACCAGAGAAGTATTAAAAATTCTTCTTAATTATCCAGCCAGGGTTAGTATATTAACTAAATCAAACTTAGTGCTGCGGGATTTAGATCTTCTAAAAAAATTCAGAGAATTAGATGTTAATATGACCATTACAAGTTTAGATGAAAAGTGGACCAGGCTTACCGAGCCATTTTCCGCGAGTATCAAGGAAAGATTAGAATGTTTAAAAACTCTCCACAAAGAAGGTATTACCACTCTTGTTTTAATGGGACCCTATTGGCCAATATTTACAAAGCCAGAAGAATTGTTTAAGGAATTCAAAAGGGTGGGAGTAAAATATCTTTTTACTGAAAGTTTCAATGCGATTGGAGGAAATTGGACTGGCGTTGAAGAAATTCTCAAAAAACACTATTCCCAACTATTGTTGAAGATAAAATATACTATTTTAGATAAAGACGCTTTTAATAATTTCTATACTGAAGCCGAAGATAAAGCAAAACGGCTTTCAAAACAATATAATATCCCCTGCACTATTTATTTTGCCCGTGGCCACGCCGCAAAATCAACAACTTAG